From the genome of Anaerobacillus sp. CMMVII:
TACAAGAGCGGTTAATTCCAGCAATTATTTCAGGGAAAGATGTAATTGGACAATCACAAACAGGCTCAGGAAAAACGTTAGCATTTTTAATTCCATTGGTTGAACGGATCGATATTACAAAGGAAGAAGTACAAGCAGTAATCACTGCACCGACTAGAGAGTTGGCTGCTCAAATTTTTTCAGAACTGGAAAAACTATTGGTAACATCTAGTGGTGAAGATGAAATCGATGCTAGACTTATTGTAGGTGGAACAGATCGATTAAGAACAATTGGAAAATTAAAAACGCAACCACAAATTGTTGTTGGGACACCGGGACGCATTTTTGATATGGTGGAAGAACAAGCGTTAAAAGTGTATACATCTCAAATCCTTGTGGTTGATGAAGCAGACCAAATGCTTGATATGGGCTTTATTGAAGAGGTTGATAAAATTGCTTCGCGTATGGGTGAAGAGTTACAAATGTTAGTATTCTCTGCAACCATTCCAGAAAAACTTCAACCATTTCTTAAGAAATATATGAACAACCCGCGTCATGTTCAAGTTGATCCACAACAAACGACTGCTGAAAAAATTGAACACTTCTTATTACCGGCAAAACATCGAGATAAATTAAAGCTTGTAGTAGAAATAGCAAAGAAATATAATCCTTATTTTGCGATTATCTTGCTAATACAAAAGAGCAAGTGGATGAAGTGGCAGACGCTATGCTTCAAGCGGGGTTAAATGTAGAAAGAATCCATGGAGGCTTGCAGCCTAGGCATCGGAAGCAAGTGATGAAGGATGTGAATGCAGCAAAAGTTCAGTATCTAGTTGCATCAGACTTAGCTGCCAGAGGTATTGATATTAAAGGTGTCACTCACATCATTAATTATGAATTACCGAAAAATGATTTGGATTGGTATATTCACCGTGTCGGACGTTCTGCTCGCGCAGGGGAATCAGGAATTGCTCTATCTATTTTTGAGGAGAAGGACGAACAAGCGATTCAAAAATTAACGGATCGAAAAATTCGCTTCAAATATGTTGACTTGAAGAATGGTGAATGGGTAGAGTTAGAAAATAAAGTAAGACGTCATGTGAGAAAAACAACATTAGTTACTCCAACAGGTACCAAAAAAGGTACAGTTGTTGCTAATACAGGTGGAAAAGCAAAGGCGAAACCGAAAAAGGTAAAGCCTTCTTATAAGAAGAGAGCTAGATGGGCACAAGAAAAAGAAGATCTGAAAAATAGAAGAAAGAAAAAAAAATAATAAGGGGAAATTGAGAGGATGAAACTAGGATCACACGTATCAATGAGTGGTAAAAAGATGTTTCTTGCTTCAAGCGAGGAAGCAGTGTCATATGGTGCTAATACGTTCATGATTTATACTGGTGCACCCCAAAATACAAGAAGAAAGCCAGTTGAGGAGTTAAATATTCCTGCTGGACTAGCTCATATGCTTGAACATGGAATTGACGAAATTATTGTTCACGCCCCATATATCATTAATATTGGCAATTCACAAAAGCCTGAGACGTTTGAGTTAGGGGTTAATTTCTTGAAGTCAGAAATAGCTCGAACACATGAATTTGGGGCAAAGCAAATTGTTCTTCATCCTGGTGCCCATGTGAATGCTGGTGCCGATATCGGAATTAAGAAGATTATTGAAGGACTTAACGAAGTGTTAGAAAGAGATCAAGAAGTACAAATTGCGTTAGAGACGATGGCTGGTAAAGGTTCTGAATGCGGACGAAGCTTTGAGGAGCTAGCAGAAATCATAAATGGTGTCCATCTAAATGAAAAGATATCCGTTTGCTTGGATACTTGCCACGTACATGATGCTGGCTATAATATCGTTGAGGACTTTGATGGGGTCTTAAATCAATTTGATCAACTAATTGGCCTAGATCGCTTAAAGGTTCTTCATATCAATGATAGTAAAAATGAACGCGGTGCTAAAAAAGACCGTCATGAAAATATTGGATTTGGTCATATTGGCTTCGATGCCCTTTGCTACATTGTTCATCATCCGCAACTAGCCGATGTTCCAAAGATATTGGAAACACCATTTGTTGGTCCAGATAAAAAGGATACAAAAGCACCATATAAACATGAAATCGCCATGCTTAGAAGCAAAACTTTCGATCCAGAAATAAAAGAGAAGATTATGGCATAGTAAAAACCTCCCTAATGTAGGGAGGTTTTTAGTTTTAGTTTGATGTCTCCTTGTTTAACTAACAACAACAACAACAACTCACACTCGACATTCTATAATTACAAAAACTGATCATACTGCTTCAACATTTCATTCATTTGCTTCTCAGTTTTAGCATCAACTTGTTGTTTGATTTTGGCTAAGATCCGTTCCCGTTGAGCTAAATTACTAACATCGATTGTTTCTGAACGTAAAATGGCAATAATCTTTTTAGCTTGTGCCTCTGTTATTTTAAATTGATATTGTTTTGCTAAATGAATTAACTCATCTTTTTTAATTGAATTTAATTTATTATTAACCATTTGTAAGATAAAAGGGTTCATTTTTTTAGCTCTCCTCTCTCTAAAATAATCAGTCTGTTTATTTTATGTAAGAGGATTTAGAGGGTGAACATCTTTTTTATTCTTATTACAAAGATGCTATAAAACGATATATTGAATAGAACTTATTTATCTGATTATTGAATTGCTCGCTACAATCAAAAATAAAATGTTTGCAAAATTAAATAATTGTTTTATAATTTAGTTGTGGTTAAAAATGTTTACTTAAGGAAACATTTTGGATTATAGGCAATATTAATGCACAAATGTAGCTAACGTTCATATATTGTAATTAGTTTAGATTGTATTTGAGTGAATTTCATAATTACCTTAACCGAGCTGTATCAATCTAAATGTAGTTTCGAAGGGTTTCTACGCAACTACATTTAGAATAGAATAGCGAAAATAATGAAGTATGAAATTCATTATTTTGAAAAACAAATATAAGTTTAACGGAATTGTTTCTAGCAATTAGTTAAAACTTATATTTTTTAATCTATAAGTTGCCGTAGTGCAAAATATGTTCCTAGCGCAAACTTTTTACAAACCTAAAGGAGGAAAACAAATGAGAGCTAATCAACCTGAAATAATAGTAGAGAAACTCTCTGTAAATTATGATGGTCACCAAGCGTTAAAGAATATTAATTTCAGCTTTCATAGTGGCCAGTTAGTAGGAATTATAGGCCCAAATGGAGCGGGGAAGTCAACATTAATCAAAGCAATACTCGGACTCGAGAAATTTGCAGGTAAGATTGAGATCTGTGGTAAATCGATAAAAGAAATGCGAAAGAAAATATCCTATGTACCACAAAGAAGTGCCATTGATTTCGACTTTCCTGTTTTAGTGGAAGATGTTGTGTTGATGGGAAGATACGCGTTTATTCCGTGGTATAAAAAGGCTTCCTTAATAGATAAAGAGATAGCTAGAGATGCATTAGAGAAGGTTGGGATGACAGAGTTTGCGAAACGACAAATTGGTCAGCTCTCTGGTGGTCAGCAACAAAGAGTATTCATTGCGAGGGCTCTAGCACAACAAGCAGATATGTTTTTTCTAGATGAACCGTTTGTTGGTATCGATGCTACTTCTGAGGAGATCATCGTAAATTTATTACGCCAGCTTCAATATGAGGGGAAGACAATCTTTGTCGTTCACCATGATTTAAGTAAGGTTGAGAAATACTTTGATCATCTTTTACTTTTAAATCAAGAGTTAGTTGGCGCTGGAACAGTTGCCGATATTTATAAACCTGAACTTCTTTCAACTGCGTATAAAGGAAGTATAACGCTATTTGGAAATCAGGAAAACATGATGGTGGTGAGCAATTAATGCAACAAGTAATGAACTTTATTGACCAAGTATCAAGGTATCAATACTTACAGAATGCCTTAATTGCTGCTATTTTAGTAGGGATTATTTGCGGGGTAATTGGCTGTTTTATTATCTTGAGAGGTATGGCATTAATGGGCGATGCCATTTCACATGCAGTATTACCTGGAGTAGTTATTGCTTATATGCTTGGAGCTAGTTTTTTTGTTGGAGCAGTCGTAACTGGAGTATTAACCGCATTAGGAATCGGCTACATCTCTCAAAATAGTAAAATAAAAGATGACTCTGCCATTGGGATAATGTTTACAGCGATGTTTGCTTTTGGTGTTGTTCTTAATTCGTCATTAAAAGGAACAAGTGTTGATCTATGGCATATTCTCTTTGGTAATGTCCTAGCAGTTTCAACAACAGATTTATGGGTTACCTTTGGCATGAGTGTATTCGTTATTTTTATGATCATCTTGTTTTATCGACCATTGCTATTAAGTACCTTTGATCCAACAATGGCCAAAGCAACAGGACTACCAGTGAAATTCATTCACTATATGCTAATGTTACTTTTATCTCTTGTTACAGTGGCCTCATTACAGGCCGTAGGGATTATCCTGGTAGTTGCAATGCTTATTACACCGGGGGCAACAGCCTATCTGCTAACTGATCGTTTGTCTGTTATGCTTGTTTTCTCAGCATTATTTGGTGTTGTTTCTGGTGTCCTCGGACTGTTCTTCTCAGTTATTTTTGATGTAAGTTCAGGTTCAATGATTGTTTTAATAGCATCATTATTGTTTGGCTTAGCATTTTTATTCTCACCTAAACAAGGTGTGATTTGGCGGGCATTTCGATCAAATATACAACAAGGTTGATGGAAGGAGTAGAAAACATGTTAAAACAAAAAATTTATAAGTATTTCCTATTAATTGTAACAGCAATGTTCGTAGTCGTTGGTTGTGGTGGTACCGATGATAATGAAGAAGCTAACCAATCTGTTGAGGGATTATCAATAGTAACGAGTTTCTCAATTTTAGATGATATCATAGGGGAAATTATTGGTGATCGAGGAACAACGAGTTACATTGTTCCTATTGGGGAAGAACCTCATGAGTATGAGCCACTAAACAGTGACTTTCAGAAAGTTAGTAATGCCGATGTATTTATTGTAAATGGGCTAGATTTAGAGGAATGGTTAACGAAAATAGTGGGGCAGGTAACAAACACACCAGTTTTTGAAGCGTCTCAAGGTATAGAACCTATTCCTTTGGTAGGCTCCACTGATGAATATGATCCTCATGCGTGGCTAAGTGTTGTGAATGTAATTCAGTACGTAAATAATATTGTGGGTAAACTATCAGAATTAGATCCGGAAGGTTCTTCACTTTATAAAGAGAATGGCGGACGGTATATCGAAGAGCTTCAGCAATTACACGAGTGGATTGAGACTGAAGTAGCAAATATTCCGATAGAAAACCGTGTCATCGTTGTTAGTGAAAATGCATTTAAATATTTTGGGGCAGAATATGGATTTATTACAGAGGGAATTTGGGATATAAATTCTCATGAAGAGGGAACAACAGGGCAAATTTCTCGAATTATTGATATTGTTAGAGATGGAAATGTTCCTGCTTTATTCATTGAAACAACAGTAGACCCAAGATATATAAATCAAATTGCAACTGAAACAGGTGTAGATGTGGCAGGTACAGTTTTTACCGACGCTATAGGTAAAACAGACGATACTAATTCGTATATAAAAATGATGAAAGCAAATGTAACGACATTTGTTAACGGCTTAAAATCACCCTAAAAACTAATAGCAACTATTTTTTAGAAAAGAGCGATAAAAAAAGCGGAAGGCAGTGCCTTCCGCTTTTTTGTCATTTTCTAGCTATCCTCGAAGTACTTTGCAGCCATTCGATAGAAAATCAATTGGCTTTGGATTTCTATTTCTGAGTTGCCCTTCTTTACATAGTTATAGCTTCCCTGATTGTCTTGTCGTCTTGCTTTTACATTATCCTTTAAGCTTATATCTAAAATCTCCTTAATTCTCTGTTTAATCCGCTCATCTCTAATTGGGAATAGGATTTCAATTCGCTTTTCCATATTTCGGGTCATCCAATCTGCTGAAGAAAGGTAAATGGCTTGCTTTCCTCCATGGTTAAAATAAAATACACGACTATGCTCTAAAAAGCGGTCGACGATACTAATAACCGTGATATTCTCACTCACACCACGAATGCCAGGTCTTAAACAACAAATCCCCCGGATAATTAACTCAATTTTTACACCGGCTTGACTTGCTTCATAAAGTTTCATGATAATTGGCTTATCGGTTAGAGAATTCATTTTCGCTATGATCTTTCCATTCCCAGTTTGATTATGAAAAGCGATTTCCTCATCTATTAAGCATAAGAAAGTCTCTCTAATTTCAAAAGGAGCAGTTGATATATAATTCCATTTTGGTTTTTCGCTAAAACCACTTAAATAGTTAAAAAAGTTAGTTGCATCAACTCCGAAATCTTCGTCACAGGTTAACAACCCCATATCTGTGTAGAGTTTTGCAGTAGTGTCATTGTAGTTTCCTGTACCCAAATGAATAAAGCGCTGAATGTTGTTTTGTAATGTCGAACGACCAGAGTGATTTTACTATGGGTTTTTAATGAAGTGATACCATAGATTACATGAACTCCGGCTTTTTCTAACTTTTTGGCCCATTGGATATTATTTTCTTCATCAAACCTTGCTTTTAGCTCAACAAGTACGGTCACTTGTTTTCCTTTTTCAGCAGCTCTTGCTAATGCACGTATAATTGGTGAGTCACCACTGACCCGATATAAAGTTTGTTTAATTGCCAATACATTAGGATCGTCAGCGGCAGTTGAAATAAAATCAATAATCGGTTGAAAGGACTCATAAGGATGGTGTAGAAAAATATCTTTTTTGAGGATTGCTTCAAATATATCTTCCTCATTGGCCAAATCCTCTGGCTGTTGAGGAACCAATGCTTCATTGATTAAGTAATCATGCTCTGCACCTATGAGCGAATAAAACTTAAACAAAAATGTTAAATCAAGAGGGCCATTAAAAGAATAGACATCGCGTTGTTTTAATTCTAAGACATCTAGCAAGAAGGCTAATACGTTCTCTGACATTTTTCCCTCTTGCATTTCTAGTCGAACTGCTGCTCCCCATTTTCTTTTTTTTAATTCTTTTTCAATTTCTCTTAATAAATCTCGAGCGCCTTCTTCATGTATCGTTAAATCAGCATTTCTTGTAATCCGGAAAGGAGAAACTGATATAACAGAATATCCGTTAAAAAGTTTATAAATGAAATGACTAATCACATCTTCTAGGAGGATGAATTGACTTTTTCCATTTGAAGAGGGGACTGCAATAAAGCGTGTCAAAACTCCTGGAACCTGAACGATTGCCAACTTTTCTTTCTTTTGATTTGCTTTTCCTAATAAAACAGCTAAATTTAAGCTTTTATTTAGTAGCATTGGAAAAGGACGGTAAGCATCAATAGCCATCGGTGTCAGAACAGGTAAAATATAGGATACGAAACGTTCTTTTAGGTACTGAAGTTGCTCGTTATTACATTGTTCAATAGCCAAAAATTGAAACCCCTCATGATATAGCATCGGAACAAGAGTTTCTGTAAATAGTCGGTCTTGTAATGCAACAATTCGATGATTTAAGGTAGATATTTTTTCAAGCTGGTCCCTTGGGGTTAGTCCTGCTTTATTCTCAGGCTTATTAAATCCAGCTTTCACTTGATCCTTTAAGCCTGCAACTCTAACCATAAAAAACTCATCAAGATTAGAGCTGAAAATAGCCATAAATTTTAATCGTTCTAATAAGGGGTTTCGCTCATCAATAGCCTCTTCTAAAACTCGTTCATTAAATCTGAGCCAGCTTAACTCTCTGTTATTGTAAAAATGGGGGTTATTTAAATCAATATTATTTCTAATTAATTTTGAATTTTCAAGCATGAAATCCACCTTTCCAGACATAGAAAATTCTAGCACAATGGCTATTCATAAATTTGGTTTGGCTTTAATTAAAAGCACTTTTCGTATATAGACACTAATTTAATAAATTACTCCCTATATATGCGTTTCCATCCATCGCATGTTAGAAAAGATGCCCCTGAGAACTAGATATAACTTGTCTTTACTACAGCTATTTTAAAGGTAACAATTTTTAAGAAAAACAGTCTTAATAAATGATATGTTAAGTTTCACTACAAAAGATCAGACCGATCCTCCTTTTTAAAATTCTTTCAAGGTGCTTTTTATACTTTTGTGCTTGATTTTCTTCAAAATAGGGATTTTCTAGATAGTTTAATTCTATGTGAATGTTATCAGCGCTTTGCGTGGTTAGTTTTATTGTAGAAAAAACCTTCCGTTTTGTTAAGTTTAAGCTGTATGAAAATTTCAAAAGTGCACCTAAGAATTCAATTTTTTCACACTCAGCCTTTGTAAACCACTCTTTAAAAGGCAGAAGGTAGGATTGCAGACTACTCCTAGATTTAAAGGAAGCAATCAGGGCAATCTTTAAGCGGTCTGAGTGTGAAATTCCGTCAATGGATAAATTCGTTAATAGGTAAAAAGTATGTTGACTACTAGCTTCATGGCTAATAAACTCACCTATATAAAGTGCTCGACAACCTAAATGTAAAAGGCGCAGATCTTCTTTAGTAAGATCATGAGCAAATAATCCTTTTAATTCACAAAATAAGTTTCTTGCCAGACTAGATAAATAAGTAACATGATTCAAGCTAATATCATAATTGCGAGAAAGGAGGTTAAAGCTTTCTTCCGCTACATTTTGAAAGCGATCAATATGTAATTGTTTAAATAGTTCCTCGTAAAAAAGACCATCCCTAAGTCCTTTATTGCTAATGATGAATGTTTTCGCATTCGCTACTTCCATTAGAGCTGTAATTGCTTCAGCAGCAGGAATGATAATATCAGCACGGTCCTTTGACAATCCATCAATTGATTGACGTTGCTTTTGAGGTAATGTGATCAAGTTTTCTGTAATTTCCTTAAGATTGGAATACTTCATCATATACTGATGTAAGCCAGAAAGCGGGTAGTTTATGTTCCTTTGCTGAATAAGTGCGAGATTTCTTGCACTTCCCCCAATACCTATGAGAGGTAAGTCTTTTTGATTAACCCATGATAATGTTTGAAAATGTTTTATTAGGAATTTTCTTAACTGAGTTAACTCTTCACTCGTGGGGATTTCATTTTTGATAAACTTATTCGCTAACGTAATGGCGCCAAAAGGAAAGCTATGATAATAAAGCAATTGTCTATTATTGAACAGTGTTACTTCAGTACTTCCACCACCTATATCAATGGTAATCCCATCTTTTAAGTTTGTTGAGTTGGTAACTGCCAAATAACCATAGAAAGCTTCTTCGTATTCTGTTAAAATGCGAATGGAAAAATCTGTTTCTTCCGTAATTTTCGTTAAGATTGCTTCTTGGTTTTTCACTTGGCGTATAGCTGCGGTAGCAACGCACTTAATTTTTATGAGTTCATATGTACGGGTAATATCTTGAAACCTTTTTAATGAAGCAAGCAGTACGTTCATACCTTGATCTGTCAGATTTCCATCACCATTTATGTGGCTACTTAACCTAGCAACGACCTTTAAATTTTGTACCTCTTTATGATAACCGCCTTCATCTAGTTGAAAAATAACAAGGCGAATGGAATTTGAGCCTATATCGATAAGAGCTAAATTTTCTTTGTGCATTAAAGTTGTAACCTCCTACTATTATGTGGAAAGAAAAAAGCATTTTTTTCATTATACAACACTATAATGGAAAGGGAGTTTCGTTTACAAAACAAATTTAGTCATGTATACTACAATGGGTAAAACGGAATCGTTCTTAAATAAAAAGGTTTTTTCTTGGAGAGAAAATTGGAGTATTTGTAATCTATAAAAATAGTGTAAAGATGTTATAAGAAAAGCTTGAAATTTACTCTGTAATAGTGGGTTTTTCTTATAGTAGCTTTCATTGGAGGATTTTTTTTATGCAAAAAGATATTGAGGTAATTGAAAATATTATTGACATTCGGTCCTTATCTTTTCAATATGGATCAAAACTTGTGTTAGATAATATTAATTTACAGGTCAAAAAAGGTACATTTCTTGGAGTAGTTGGACCAAATGGATCAGGAAAGTCTACGCTTATTAAATGTATATTAGGTTTATTACAGCCAACTAAAGGACAAATAAACCTTTTCGAACATCCAATTAATAAATTTCATCATTGGGAAAAGATTGGGTTCGTTTCACAAAAAGCAAATAGTTTTAATACTGGTTTTCCAGCAACAGTATTTGAAGTTGTCTCAATGGGGTTGTTTGCAAAGGTTGGACTTTTCCGTTTTTTAACGAAAAAACATAAAGAAAAGGTAAGAGAAGCCATAGATTTAGTTGGTATGACAGAATATTCAAAGCAAAATATTGGAGAACTTTCAGGTGGACAGCAGCAAAGAGTGTTTATTGCAAGAGCCTTAGTTAGTGATCCCGAATTATTAATATTAGACGAGCCAACTGTCGGAGTTGATATTCAGTCTGCTACCAATTTTTATTCAATGTTAAGTGAACTAAATAAAACCGGAATAACCCTACTTTTGGTTACGCATGATGTCGCGGCAATGACAGAATACGTTAATGCTGTAGCTTGCTTAAATAAGCAATTACATTTCCATGGAAATACGAGAGAATTTCAAGAAAACCATGGGCTTTCAGCTTTTCACGGGCAGGATGTACA
Proteins encoded in this window:
- a CDS encoding metal ABC transporter ATP-binding protein, which produces MRANQPEIIVEKLSVNYDGHQALKNINFSFHSGQLVGIIGPNGAGKSTLIKAILGLEKFAGKIEICGKSIKEMRKKISYVPQRSAIDFDFPVLVEDVVLMGRYAFIPWYKKASLIDKEIARDALEKVGMTEFAKRQIGQLSGGQQQRVFIARALAQQADMFFLDEPFVGIDATSEEIIVNLLRQLQYEGKTIFVVHHDLSKVEKYFDHLLLLNQELVGAGTVADIYKPELLSTAYKGSITLFGNQENMMVVSN
- a CDS encoding metal ABC transporter solute-binding protein, Zn/Mn family, with the translated sequence MLKQKIYKYFLLIVTAMFVVVGCGGTDDNEEANQSVEGLSIVTSFSILDDIIGEIIGDRGTTSYIVPIGEEPHEYEPLNSDFQKVSNADVFIVNGLDLEEWLTKIVGQVTNTPVFEASQGIEPIPLVGSTDEYDPHAWLSVVNVIQYVNNIVGKLSELDPEGSSLYKENGGRYIEELQQLHEWIETEVANIPIENRVIVVSENAFKYFGAEYGFITEGIWDINSHEEGTTGQISRIIDIVRDGNVPALFIETTVDPRYINQIATETGVDVAGTVFTDAIGKTDDTNSYIKMMKANVTTFVNGLKSP
- the ppx gene encoding exopolyphosphatase, whose product is MHKENLALIDIGSNSIRLVIFQLDEGGYHKEVQNLKVVARLSSHINGDGNLTDQGMNVLLASLKRFQDITRTYELIKIKCVATAAIRQVKNQEAILTKITEETDFSIRILTEYEEAFYGYLAVTNSTNLKDGITIDIGGGSTEVTLFNNRQLLYYHSFPFGAITLANKFIKNEIPTSEELTQLRKFLIKHFQTLSWVNQKDLPLIGIGGSARNLALIQQRNINYPLSGLHQYMMKYSNLKEITENLITLPQKQRQSIDGLSKDRADIIIPAAEAITALMEVANAKTFIISNKGLRDGLFYEELFKQLHIDRFQNVAEESFNLLSRNYDISLNHVTYLSSLARNLFCELKGLFAHDLTKEDLRLLHLGCRALYIGEFISHEASSQHTFYLLTNLSIDGISHSDRLKIALIASFKSRSSLQSYLLPFKEWFTKAECEKIEFLGALLKFSYSLNLTKRKVFSTIKLTTQSADNIHIELNYLENPYFEENQAQKYKKHLERILKRRIGLIFCSET
- a CDS encoding deoxyribonuclease IV, producing the protein MKLGSHVSMSGKKMFLASSEEAVSYGANTFMIYTGAPQNTRRKPVEELNIPAGLAHMLEHGIDEIIVHAPYIINIGNSQKPETFELGVNFLKSEIARTHEFGAKQIVLHPGAHVNAGADIGIKKIIEGLNEVLERDQEVQIALETMAGKGSECGRSFEELAEIINGVHLNEKISVCLDTCHVHDAGYNIVEDFDGVLNQFDQLIGLDRLKVLHINDSKNERGAKKDRHENIGFGHIGFDALCYIVHHPQLADVPKILETPFVGPDKKDTKAPYKHEIAMLRSKTFDPEIKEKIMA
- a CDS encoding metal ABC transporter permease, giving the protein MNFIDQVSRYQYLQNALIAAILVGIICGVIGCFIILRGMALMGDAISHAVLPGVVIAYMLGASFFVGAVVTGVLTALGIGYISQNSKIKDDSAIGIMFTAMFAFGVVLNSSLKGTSVDLWHILFGNVLAVSTTDLWVTFGMSVFVIFMIILFYRPLLLSTFDPTMAKATGLPVKFIHYMLMLLLSLVTVASLQAVGIILVVAMLITPGATAYLLTDRLSVMLVFSALFGVVSGVLGLFFSVIFDVSSGSMIVLIASLLFGLAFLFSPKQGVIWRAFRSNIQQG
- a CDS encoding metal ABC transporter ATP-binding protein encodes the protein MQKDIEVIENIIDIRSLSFQYGSKLVLDNINLQVKKGTFLGVVGPNGSGKSTLIKCILGLLQPTKGQINLFEHPINKFHHWEKIGFVSQKANSFNTGFPATVFEVVSMGLFAKVGLFRFLTKKHKEKVREAIDLVGMTEYSKQNIGELSGGQQQRVFIARALVSDPELLILDEPTVGVDIQSATNFYSMLSELNKTGITLLLVTHDVAAMTEYVNAVACLNKQLHFHGNTREFQENHGLSAFHGQDVHLLVHNHNSNTVGGK
- a CDS encoding DUF2624 domain-containing protein, whose translation is MNPFILQMVNNKLNSIKKDELIHLAKQYQFKITEAQAKKIIAILRSETIDVSNLAQRERILAKIKQQVDAKTEKQMNEMLKQYDQFL